ATTAAATCTGGGACATACCCTGGGCCATGCCATTGAAAAGCTTTCAGACTTCAGGCTGGTACACGGTCACTGTGTAGGACTGGGCTGCATCGCTGCCATGGCAATTTCCGTAAATAGAGGAATGGTCCGGGAGGAAGAGCTTCCAAGGCTTTTAACGGTAATGAAGCAGTTTGGTATGCCTGTTACGGTGAGCGGTCTTTCTCCGGAAAATATAGTTCTTACTACAAGAAGTGATAAAAAAATGGATTCCGGCACCATCCGGTTTATCCTGTTAGAACAGATTGGCAATGCCTGCACCTGCAAGACCGTCACCGAAACGGAAATGGCAGAAGGGCTCCGCCAAATCTTAGCTTAAGGAGATTTACATGAATCAAAAAATAAAACTGATCATTGGAATGATCATCGGCTTCTTTCTTTCCATTGGCCTGGATCAATGGACAAAGCTACTCGCGGTTAAGCATCTGATGAACCGGCCTCCTTTTGTTATCTGGGATGGGGTATTTGAATTTTATTATTCCGAAAACCGGGGGGCAGCATTTGGAATGCTCCAGGGAAAACAGACGTTTTTTCTGCTGGTTGCTTTGGCAGTGCTTACAGCAGCGGCTTTTGCTGTCAGCCGCATGCCTGCCGACAAAAAATACCTGCCTCTGCACCTTATTGCCATGTTTCTTTCAGCAGGAGCAGTGGGAAACATGATCGACCGCTTTGTCAGAGGTTATGTAGTAGACTTTTTGTATTTTAAGCTGATCGATTTCCCGATTTTTAATGTTGCAGATTGCTACGTTACGGTTTCCATGTTCGTTTTCATGCTTTTGTTTCTGTTTTATTATAAGGAGGAGGACTTATCCTGTCTTTCCATTCATAAAAAGGAGGACCAGGGTTGAGTCAAGAATTTGTAGTTGCTCCTGAGGAAGCCGGAGTCCGGATCGACCGGTATTTATCCGGCCAATGCCAGGACATTTCCCGTTCTTACCTTCAGAAGCTTTTAAAAGAACAATCCGTGCTGGTTGAAGAAAAACCGGTAAAAAGCAATTATAAAGTAAACGCAGGGGACCGGATATCCCTGACCCTTCCTGAAATAAGGGAACCGGAAATCCTGCCGGAGGATATCCCTCTTGATGTTATCTACGAGGACAAGGATATCATTCTCATTAACAAACCAAAGGGGATGGTAGTCCATCCCGCCGCAGGCCATTACACCGGAACCCTGGTCAATGGACTGATGTCCCATTGCCGCAGTGAATTATCTGGAATAAACGGAGTTATGCGCCCTGGAATCGTCCATCGGATTGATATGGATACTACCGGGGTTCTTATTGTGTGTAAAAATGACATGGCCCACAATTCCATTTCTGAGCAGCTGAAGGAACATTCCATTACCAGAAAATATGCTGCAATCGTACACGGCGTCTTAAAGGAATACGAGGGAACCATCAATGCTCCCATTGGCCGTCATCCTGTGGACCGGAAGAAAATGAGCATCAATGAAAAGAACGGAAGAGAAGCAGTGACCCATTACCGGGTTCTGGAGCGTTTTAAGCAGTATACCTATATAGAATGTCAGCTTGAAACGGGACGGACCCATCAGATCCGCGTCCATATGGCAAGCATAAACCATCCTCTATTAGGGGATTTAGTCTATGGCCCTGCAAAGTGCCCTTTCCGCCTCAACGGCCAGACGCTT
The nucleotide sequence above comes from Lacrimispora sp. BS-2. Encoded proteins:
- the lspA gene encoding signal peptidase II; amino-acid sequence: MNQKIKLIIGMIIGFFLSIGLDQWTKLLAVKHLMNRPPFVIWDGVFEFYYSENRGAAFGMLQGKQTFFLLVALAVLTAAAFAVSRMPADKKYLPLHLIAMFLSAGAVGNMIDRFVRGYVVDFLYFKLIDFPIFNVADCYVTVSMFVFMLLFLFYYKEEDLSCLSIHKKEDQG
- a CDS encoding RluA family pseudouridine synthase; protein product: MSQEFVVAPEEAGVRIDRYLSGQCQDISRSYLQKLLKEQSVLVEEKPVKSNYKVNAGDRISLTLPEIREPEILPEDIPLDVIYEDKDIILINKPKGMVVHPAAGHYTGTLVNGLMSHCRSELSGINGVMRPGIVHRIDMDTTGVLIVCKNDMAHNSISEQLKEHSITRKYAAIVHGVLKEYEGTINAPIGRHPVDRKKMSINEKNGREAVTHYRVLERFKQYTYIECQLETGRTHQIRVHMASINHPLLGDLVYGPAKCPFRLNGQTLHAGVLGIIHPRTGEYMEFTAPLPDYFEELLRKLRTT